A section of the Humulus lupulus chromosome 2, drHumLupu1.1, whole genome shotgun sequence genome encodes:
- the LOC133815395 gene encoding uncharacterized protein LOC133815395 — MEYLTRSLQLAAQDSAFRFHPMCKSLKLLSLCFAYDLILFCKGSLSAVRVLKDALGEFSSATGLHINAIKSHIFFGGVSAADRQIIAAEIQLTEGTFPLKYLSVPMRPTKWKHEDCDIIIQKFKMRLHTWAIHLSFAGRIQLIHSVLFGLRNYWMSIFVFPQSIIKEVKKLCRSFLWGVNGNRNKIHMASWTKVFLPKAYGGLEFRIGSVWNRSILATYIWAISEKHDVLWVKWINSIYLKDSNFWSYKLPPDTSWYWRKLCNLRAKFSCDEVKAAGASGKFQTSKLYNNTLCQQQVGYHHTVWCQLSIPKHRFLLWQVVNSQLLTRDNMLSFCVPLESLMCPVCGSSA, encoded by the coding sequence ATGGAATATCTTACTCGGAGTCTTCAATTGGCAGCTCAAGATTCTGCTTTCAGATTTCACCCTATGTGTAAAAGTCTTAAACTTCTTAGTTTATGTTTTGCATATGATCTGATTTTATTTTGTAAAGGATCTCTTTCTGCTGTTCGAGTGCTCAAGGATGCTCTAGGGGAGTTCAGTTCTGCTACAGGGCTCCATATTAATGCTATCAAATCTCATATATTCTTTGGGGGAGTTTCTGCTGCTGATAGACAGATCATAGCTGCTGAGATACAACTTACAGAAGGGACATTTCCTCTTAAATATCTAAGTGTTCCTATGAGACCAACTAAATGGAAGCATGAAGACTGTGACATTATCATCCAAAAATTCAAAATGCGGTTACATACATGGGCTATACATTTATCCTTTGCTGGCAGAATCCAACTCATTCATTCAGTTCTCTTTGGGCTGAGGAACTACTGGATGAGCATTTTTGTGTTTCCCCAAAGTATTATTAAGGAAGTTAAAAAACTTTGTCGCAGCTTTCTCTGGGGAGTTAATGGTAATAGAAACAAGATTCACATGGCATCTTGGACGAAGGTTTTTCTTCCTAAAGCTTATGGAGGTCTCGAGTTTAGAATTGGTTCAGTTTGGAACCGATCCATCTTAGCAACGTATATTTGGGCCATTTCTGAGAAGCATGATGTGCTTTGGGTCAAATGGATTAATTCTATCTATTTGAAAGACTCAAATTTCTGGTCTTACAAGCTGCCACCTGATacaagctggtattggaggaagttaTGTAATTTGAGGGCAAAATTCAGTTGTGATGAGGTAAAAGCTGCTGGTGCTTCAGGGAAGTTTCAAACCTCTAAATTGTACAACAATACTCTTTGCCAACAACAGGTAGGCTATCATCATACTGTTTGGTGTCAGTTGTCTATCCCTAAACACAGGTTTCTGCTATGGCAAGTAGTTAACTCTCAGCTGCTTACCCGAGATAACATGCTCAGTTTTTGTGTGCCTCTTGAGTCGCTTATGTGTCCTGTTTGTGGTAGCTCTGCTTAA